Part of the Nitrospirota bacterium genome, AATTTAAAATTTGTGTATATAAGCCTTGAAAATGCACTAATAGGGAGATGATATGAACCATAGAAAGTCTTCTCTGCTCTTCAAAAAGGCAAAGGGCATTATACCCGGAGGTGTAAACAGCCCTGTAAGGGCATTTCTTGCAGTTGGCGGAACTCCTATATTTATATCAAAGGCAAAAGGCTCAAAGCTTTATGATGTAGATGGAAACTCCTATATAGATTATGTTCTTTCATGGGGACCTATGATTTTAGGGCATAGCCAACCAGATGTTATATCTGCCATTAAATCAGCCCTTCAAAGAGGCACAAGCTATGGAGCACCCACTCCGCTTGAGATAGAGCTTGCAGATCTGGTTATAAAGGCATATCCCTCCATGGATAAGGTGAGAATGGTCTCATCAGGCACAGAGGCAACAATGTCTGCTATAAGGGTTGCCAGAGGCTTTACGGGAAAAGATAAGATTGTCAAGTTTGAAGGATGCTATCACGGACATGCAGATGGCCTTCTTGTAAAGGCAGGCTCGGGAGCAACGACATTAGGCGTTCCTGATAGTCCGGGTGTTCCGGAGTCATACGCAAAAAACACTATTACACTGCCTTTCAATAACATCAATGCATTTAAGTCTGTTATAGAAAAAAACTATAAGTCCATTGCCTGTGTGATTGTGGAGCCAGTTATCGGAAATATAGGCTGTGTGCTTCCAAAGAAGGGATTTCTTGAGTCCCTGAGAGAGATAACCGAAAAACATGGCATAGTCCTTATCTTCGATGAGGTAATGACAGGCTTCAGGGTAGCATTTGGAGGTGCACAAGGGCATTATGGAATAAAGCCTGATATGACATGTCTTGGAAAGGTCATTGGCGGCGGGCTTCCTGTTGGTGCTTATGGAGGTAAAAAAGAGATAATGTCAATGGTAGCACCCGAAGGGCCTGTTTATCAGGCAGGAACGCTTTCAGGAAACCCCATAGCCATGACAGCTGGAATTGCCACAATCAAAATTCTCCTAAGAAAGGGTATCTACGATACCCTCGATAAAAAGGCATCTTTACTTGAAGAAGGTCTTAAGGATGCCTCAAAAAGGGCAGGTATAAAGACAAAATTTTACAGGGCAGGCACGATGTTTTGCACATATTTTACTGACACCGAGGTTATTGACTATAAGACTGCAAAGACCTCTGATACTGCTAAGTTTGCAAGGTTTTTCCATGGCATGCTCGATAGGGGCATAAACCTTGCACCAAGCCAGTTCGAGGCAGGCTTTATATCTCTTGCACACTCTAAAGAAGACATGGAAAAGACCGCAAAAGCGGCATATGAAACCTTCAAAACTCTATAAATGCTTGATTTTAAGGGGGTCAGTTCATTAGTTGTTTAAGTGGTTAAGGAGAATTGGTTCGTTTAAGGGATTAATATCCGACATACCCTTCAGGGGAAAGCTCGTTATAGCCCTGCTTTTAGTCATAATACTTGCAGGTGCCGGATTTGGGGCATTCAAGTTTTATGATTTCACACAGAACAATCCAAGGTTCTGCCTGAGCTGTCATCTCATGGAGCCTGCATTCAAGGCATGGGAGGTAAGCGAGCATAAAGGACTTAACTGTCACGAATGCCACCACCTTTCGATAACCGACCAGAATAGACTCCTTATAAGCTTTGTGCTTAAAAGGCCAACAAAGGTCCCTCCAAGACATGGAAAGATAATTGTGCCATGGAAATTCTGTATCAAATGCCACTGGGAAAAAGACGAAAGATTCGAGAAAGCCAAGCCCATAAACAAGTCAAGGCTTCATGCAAAACACTACTTTATGGAGCAGATAGAGTGCTCAAAATGCCATGGATATATCGTCCATAGATTCACGCCTGAGGAAAGATTCTGTATGAACTGCCATACAGGCAAGGAAGTTCATGGCATGGGCATGGAAAAGCTTGCCTGTCTTAACTGTCATACAGACAGGATGCCTGACCTCAAACCCGGAAGGAAAAAATGTCTTTTCTGTCATGGGAAAGAAGAGATAAGAAAAGAGCTCATAAGAGACGGCACCATAGATGTGCTTCGCTATCAGCCATCTCCTGAGACCATCGAGAAGGCAATAAAGGTAAATATACCTGAGAATGCACCTATGCAGTTTCACTGCTATGAATGCCATAAGCCTCATGAAAAAATCAGGCCTGATTGGGGAGATTGTCTTAACTGCCATAGAAACATACTCGATATTGGAAGACATGACCTTCATATAAAAGTAGTTGGCATGAAGTGCAAGGACTGCCATAAGCCACATATATGGCGGGTGACTGGGAAATCTGCAAGGAAAAACTGCACTACCTGCCATGAATACAGAGAGCCAAAGAGGTTTATATCTGCATCTCCCTAAGCCATTCCTGTTACCCTGTTGCAAAGACTTTCTTTTTCCTGTATAGTTTTTTTATGAAAAGCCATTTGCTGAGACCTCTTTATGTGGTTGTTGCATTGGTTGCCATAATATTCATTGCGAGAGTCATTGTTGTGCCTTCTGATTTTGGGGTCGGGGAAAAGGGCTATATGTATGGCTGGCATAGAAAGGCAAATGAGGATGAGTGGAAGGCATTTAAAGTAAAATTCAAAAATAGGGATTTTTGTAAGGATTGTCATGTTAGTGAGTATGACTCGGTAATGAAATCTCCACATAGCATTATCAACTGCGAAAACTGTCATGGCCCTGCATATGAGCATCCAGAAGAGCCTCCAAAGCTCATTATAAATAAAGAGCGGGAGCACTGCCTAAGATGCCATAGCAGGCTTCCATATAAGCAGACGGAAAGGGCGGATATAAAAGGGATTATTCCTGATAATCATAATCCTGATATAGAATGTGTCTCATGCCATAACCCTCACAGCCCAAAAGGAGATGCATTGTGATTTCAAGAAGGGACTTCTTAAAGACAGGCTTGATGGTTGGAGCAGGATTGGGGCTTTCATCTATATTAGGAAAAGACATCCTAAGTAGTGCAGGTATTATAACCCCCAAAAGGTGGGTCTTTCTTGTGGATACCTTTAAGTGTGTGGGCTGTGGACTTTGCGTGAGGGCATGCAAGTTGGAAAACGAGATACCTTACGATGTCCCTGTAACAAGGACATGGGTTGAAAGATATGTTGTGAAAAAAGACGGCACAGTGCTTGCGGATTCACCATATGGCGGAAGAGATGGCTATCTCATAAATAACCCTCAGGGCATTGTTGTCCCTCAGGAAGACATAGCAAAGGCATTTTTTGTTCCAAAGCTCTGTAATCAGTGCACAAACCCGCCTTGTGTTCAGGTCTGCCCTGTTGGAGCTACCTATCAGACAAATGATGGGGTTGTGCTCGTTGACAGAAAATGGTGCATTGGCTGTGGATATTGCATTATGGCATGTCCATATGGAGTAAGGTTTTTCCATCCAGTCCATAAAGTAGCAGAGAAATGCAATTTCTGTTACCACAGGATTACCAAGGGCATGAAACCAGCATGTGAGGACGCATGCCCATTTGGTGCAAGACATATCGGAGACATAAACGACCCTGCCCACCCTGTGGCAGATATAATAAAAACACAAAGGGTTTCTGTTTTAAAAGATGAGTTTGGAACAAAGCCCTCTGTCTATTATTTGGGATATGATTCTCTTATTAGATGATTTTCAGTGAGGTGAGTTATGGAAGTTCACGGTGAGCTTTGGACATTAAAAGAGCTTTTTGTATATCCAAACGAGTATATATACTGGGCATTGCAGATAGTAATGTATCCTTTGATGACAGGGCTTGTTGCAGGTGCATTCGTGCTTTCCAGCC contains:
- the hemL gene encoding glutamate-1-semialdehyde 2,1-aminomutase, with protein sequence MNHRKSSLLFKKAKGIIPGGVNSPVRAFLAVGGTPIFISKAKGSKLYDVDGNSYIDYVLSWGPMILGHSQPDVISAIKSALQRGTSYGAPTPLEIELADLVIKAYPSMDKVRMVSSGTEATMSAIRVARGFTGKDKIVKFEGCYHGHADGLLVKAGSGATTLGVPDSPGVPESYAKNTITLPFNNINAFKSVIEKNYKSIACVIVEPVIGNIGCVLPKKGFLESLREITEKHGIVLIFDEVMTGFRVAFGGAQGHYGIKPDMTCLGKVIGGGLPVGAYGGKKEIMSMVAPEGPVYQAGTLSGNPIAMTAGIATIKILLRKGIYDTLDKKASLLEEGLKDASKRAGIKTKFYRAGTMFCTYFTDTEVIDYKTAKTSDTAKFARFFHGMLDRGINLAPSQFEAGFISLAHSKEDMEKTAKAAYETFKTL
- a CDS encoding cytochrome c3 family protein; translation: MFKWLRRIGSFKGLISDIPFRGKLVIALLLVIILAGAGFGAFKFYDFTQNNPRFCLSCHLMEPAFKAWEVSEHKGLNCHECHHLSITDQNRLLISFVLKRPTKVPPRHGKIIVPWKFCIKCHWEKDERFEKAKPINKSRLHAKHYFMEQIECSKCHGYIVHRFTPEERFCMNCHTGKEVHGMGMEKLACLNCHTDRMPDLKPGRKKCLFCHGKEEIRKELIRDGTIDVLRYQPSPETIEKAIKVNIPENAPMQFHCYECHKPHEKIRPDWGDCLNCHRNILDIGRHDLHIKVVGMKCKDCHKPHIWRVTGKSARKNCTTCHEYREPKRFISASP
- a CDS encoding cytochrome c3 family protein, whose translation is MKSHLLRPLYVVVALVAIIFIARVIVVPSDFGVGEKGYMYGWHRKANEDEWKAFKVKFKNRDFCKDCHVSEYDSVMKSPHSIINCENCHGPAYEHPEEPPKLIINKEREHCLRCHSRLPYKQTERADIKGIIPDNHNPDIECVSCHNPHSPKGDAL
- a CDS encoding 4Fe-4S dicluster domain-containing protein, whose protein sequence is MSRRDFLKTGLMVGAGLGLSSILGKDILSSAGIITPKRWVFLVDTFKCVGCGLCVRACKLENEIPYDVPVTRTWVERYVVKKDGTVLADSPYGGRDGYLINNPQGIVVPQEDIAKAFFVPKLCNQCTNPPCVQVCPVGATYQTNDGVVLVDRKWCIGCGYCIMACPYGVRFFHPVHKVAEKCNFCYHRITKGMKPACEDACPFGARHIGDINDPAHPVADIIKTQRVSVLKDEFGTKPSVYYLGYDSLIR